One stretch of Bordetella avium DNA includes these proteins:
- the nhaA gene encoding Na+/H+ antiporter NhaA, with protein MSPAAPQAKSFLHAFFASEALGGYILMFAALLALGVANSPWAPVYFDVLGSKVGFHAGPIALRETVQHWINDGLMAVFFLLVGLEIKREMLDGQLRGLSRIALPGIAALGGMVAPALIYLAINSGNPEGLRGWAIPAATDIAFALGILALLGSRAPASLKVFLTALAILDDLGAIIIIALFYTAQLNGAALAAAGLLLLGLILLNRLGVTALFPYLILGALLWYFVLKSGVHATLAGVALALTIPLRRHASPLHKLEHALHRPVAFLIIPVFGFANAGVSFAGLGLDALTSPVPLGIALGLFLGKQLGVFGLSWLAIKAGIARLPHQASYRQLYGVALLCGIGFTMSLFIGALAFDKPQIIDATKIGVLAGTLCSAVAGYLLLRFSRPAQ; from the coding sequence GTGTCCCCTGCCGCTCCCCAAGCCAAATCCTTTCTACACGCCTTCTTCGCCTCCGAGGCGCTCGGCGGCTATATCCTGATGTTCGCAGCGCTGCTGGCGCTCGGGGTCGCGAATTCTCCCTGGGCGCCCGTCTATTTTGACGTGCTCGGCAGCAAGGTGGGGTTTCATGCCGGCCCCATCGCATTGCGCGAAACCGTACAACACTGGATCAATGACGGCTTGATGGCCGTGTTCTTCCTGCTGGTGGGCCTGGAAATCAAGCGTGAAATGCTCGACGGCCAGTTACGCGGCCTCTCGCGCATCGCGCTGCCGGGCATCGCCGCCCTGGGCGGCATGGTTGCGCCGGCCCTGATCTATCTGGCCATCAACAGCGGCAACCCCGAGGGTCTGCGCGGCTGGGCCATTCCCGCCGCCACCGATATCGCCTTCGCGCTGGGCATTCTGGCCCTGCTGGGCAGCCGGGCGCCCGCCTCGCTCAAGGTTTTCCTGACCGCCCTGGCCATTCTCGATGACCTGGGCGCCATCATCATCATTGCGCTGTTTTATACCGCGCAGCTCAATGGGGCTGCGCTGGCTGCGGCCGGGCTCTTGCTGCTCGGCCTGATCCTCCTCAACCGGCTGGGTGTCACCGCGCTTTTCCCCTATCTGATCCTCGGCGCGCTGCTCTGGTATTTCGTACTGAAATCCGGTGTGCACGCCACACTGGCGGGCGTCGCGCTGGCCCTGACCATCCCGCTGCGCCGCCACGCTTCACCCCTGCACAAGCTGGAACACGCCTTGCACCGCCCCGTGGCCTTTCTCATCATCCCAGTCTTTGGCTTCGCCAATGCCGGCGTTTCTTTTGCTGGCCTGGGCCTGGATGCGCTGACCTCGCCCGTGCCGCTGGGTATCGCGCTGGGCCTGTTTCTGGGCAAGCAACTGGGCGTTTTCGGCCTGTCATGGCTGGCGATCAAGGCGGGCATCGCCCGCCTGCCACATCAAGCCAGCTACCGGCAGCTCTATGGTGTCGCGCTGCTGTGCGGCATCGGTTTCACCATGAGCCTGTTCATCGGCGCGCTGGCCTTCGACAAGCCGCAAATCATAGACGCCACCAAAATCGGCGTGCTGGCAGGTACGCTGTGTTCGGCGGTGGCCGGCTATCTCTTATTACGCTTTAGCCGCCCCGCCCAATAA
- a CDS encoding MFS transporter: MLSHNQSLDSRRWLVLGVVSTALLLIVVDMTVLYTALPRLTHDLAVSASAKLWIVNIYGLVVAGLLPGMGTLGDRLGHKRLFMSGLAVFGLASLAAAYAPGAGALIAARVLLALGAAMMMPATLSIIRLTFTDSRERALAIGVWASIASGGAAVGPVLGGFLLEHFWWGSVFLVNVPIVLLALPLAWRLIPRGEPSVGKPWDLRGSLQVMAGLVLSAYALKELGKPAPSLTEAALAAVAGLGLLWVFMRRQRRLHYPLIDFSLFRNATFCAAVAAAVFAAAALLGMELVFIQRLQLVLTFSPLEAAIFILPLPIAAFLAGPLAGWALPRVGERRMLAGALLISGLGAGGLLWGYDGALVWQISTLAVMGIGIGATMTAASSTIMQSAPADRAGMAASIEEVSYELGGALGVTLMGSLLSAVYTRSLPTDIPQAARGSLDDALVQADQLPMEMGRHLAALAKQAFDSGFIAVMLAVTALLLGTALLVALYRR, translated from the coding sequence ATGTTAAGTCATAACCAATCTCTCGACAGCCGCCGCTGGCTGGTGCTGGGTGTTGTGTCCACCGCTTTGCTTTTGATCGTGGTGGATATGACCGTGCTCTATACCGCATTGCCGCGTTTGACGCATGACCTTGCCGTCTCTGCCTCGGCCAAACTCTGGATCGTCAATATCTACGGCCTGGTGGTTGCGGGGCTGTTGCCCGGCATGGGCACGCTGGGCGACCGCCTGGGCCACAAACGTTTGTTCATGTCGGGCCTGGCCGTTTTTGGTCTAGCCTCGCTCGCGGCCGCCTATGCGCCGGGTGCGGGCGCCTTGATCGCCGCTCGCGTGTTGCTGGCCTTGGGCGCGGCCATGATGATGCCTGCGACGCTGTCGATTATTCGCCTTACGTTTACCGATTCTCGCGAGCGTGCTCTGGCGATTGGCGTTTGGGCGTCGATCGCGTCGGGCGGCGCGGCCGTCGGGCCGGTGCTGGGCGGTTTTCTGCTGGAGCATTTCTGGTGGGGCTCGGTCTTTCTGGTCAATGTACCCATCGTGTTGCTGGCTTTGCCGCTGGCTTGGCGGCTTATTCCGCGCGGCGAACCGTCGGTCGGCAAACCCTGGGACCTGAGGGGGTCGTTGCAGGTGATGGCAGGTTTGGTGTTGTCCGCCTATGCCCTCAAAGAGCTGGGCAAGCCGGCGCCATCCCTGACGGAGGCTGCCTTGGCGGCGGTGGCCGGTCTGGGTCTGCTCTGGGTATTCATGCGTCGCCAACGCCGCCTGCACTATCCGCTCATCGATTTCAGCCTGTTCCGCAATGCCACCTTCTGCGCTGCTGTTGCGGCTGCGGTGTTTGCCGCGGCGGCGCTTTTGGGCATGGAGCTGGTGTTCATACAGCGTTTGCAATTAGTGCTGACGTTTTCGCCGCTTGAGGCCGCCATCTTCATCCTGCCCTTGCCGATTGCCGCCTTTCTTGCCGGGCCGCTGGCCGGTTGGGCGCTGCCGCGAGTCGGGGAGCGCCGGATGCTGGCAGGGGCCTTGCTGATTTCCGGTCTGGGGGCGGGCGGGCTGTTGTGGGGGTATGACGGCGCGCTGGTCTGGCAGATCAGCACATTGGCCGTGATGGGCATAGGCATAGGCGCCACGATGACGGCCGCCTCCAGCACCATCATGCAAAGCGCACCGGCCGATCGTGCCGGTATGGCAGCCTCTATTGAGGAGGTGTCGTATGAGCTGGGTGGTGCGCTGGGCGTCACCTTGATGGGTTCTTTGCTGTCTGCGGTGTATACCCGCTCTTTGCCGACAGACATTCCGCAGGCGGCGCGTGGCAGTCTCGATGATGCGCTGGTGCAGGCGGACCAATTGCCGATGGAGATGGGGCGGCATCTGGCCGCTCTGGCCAAACAAGCCTTTGATAGCGGCTTTATTGCCGTGATGCTGGCTGTCACCGCCCTGTTGCTGGGCACGGCCTTGCTGGTGGCGCTTTACCGCCGTTAG
- a CDS encoding LysR family transcriptional regulator yields the protein MNWTLEQMRHFIAAAETGSFSAAARQLGRAQSAVSTAIGLLEADLGVELFDRSKRSPVLTEAGEVLLLEAQQLLRQAAHLQQRALSFSAGEQARLVLAVDEALPDLVMDAMLNELSRRFPALELTLLSGTAAEVAAYVESGRAAMGIHFDRAELPATLVYRHLGSVRQGIYVSHRHPLAAQTDISTQDLARHRQLVMHMEDRVDMILSPYIWRADSFYNIAAMVADNLGWAILPLNIAEYHGYRSHLVQAPCRDLSLPPAGLRALWRQGSVPGPVAVWAQRRVEELLHPD from the coding sequence ATGAACTGGACGCTGGAGCAAATGCGCCATTTCATTGCGGCGGCGGAAACCGGTTCGTTTTCCGCCGCCGCAAGGCAATTGGGACGTGCGCAATCGGCGGTCAGCACCGCGATCGGCCTGCTGGAAGCCGATCTCGGTGTGGAACTGTTCGACCGCAGCAAGCGCAGCCCCGTGCTGACCGAGGCCGGCGAGGTGCTGCTGCTGGAGGCGCAACAACTGCTGCGCCAGGCGGCTCACCTGCAACAGCGGGCTTTGTCCTTCTCGGCGGGCGAACAGGCCCGGCTGGTGTTGGCCGTGGACGAAGCCCTGCCCGATCTGGTGATGGACGCCATGCTCAATGAGTTATCGCGGCGTTTTCCCGCTCTTGAGCTGACCCTGCTCTCTGGAACGGCGGCCGAAGTGGCCGCCTATGTCGAGAGCGGCCGCGCGGCGATGGGCATCCATTTCGACCGCGCCGAACTGCCCGCCACCCTGGTCTACCGCCATCTAGGCAGCGTGCGGCAGGGCATTTATGTCTCGCACCGCCATCCACTGGCGGCACAGACCGATATCAGTACCCAGGATCTGGCCCGCCACCGGCAGTTAGTGATGCATATGGAAGACAGGGTGGATATGATTCTGAGCCCCTACATCTGGCGGGCCGACAGTTTCTACAATATCGCGGCCATGGTGGCCGACAACCTGGGCTGGGCGATTCTGCCGCTCAATATCGCCGAGTATCACGGCTACCGCAGCCATCTGGTGCAAGCGCCCTGCCGTGACCTGAGTCTGCCCCCGGCAGGCCTGCGGGCGCTATGGCGCCAGGGCAGTGTGCCGGGGCCGGTCGCCGTATGGGCGCAACGACGGGTCGAAGAATTACTGCACCCAGACTGA
- a CDS encoding 5'-methylthioadenosine/adenosylhomocysteine nucleosidase: MGATTGRRITAPRLKESIIAIGILAALADEIRDLIDAMEPGAKVHRIGMRDYHEGVLYGHECVIALTRVGKAAAAATTATLLQRFAITRVIFTGVAGGIHAGVKVGDVVIGSETLQHDMDARPLFPRYEVPLLGVSRLTADPELSQQLEHCALRFLAERDSQVHRGLIATGDQFVGNTETGHDLRARLPDALCVEMEGAAVAQVCHEFGIPWAVLRTISDHADSHADIDFLRFLREVASVYSSGILRHYLQTWPLAR, from the coding sequence ATGGGCGCAACGACGGGTCGAAGAATTACTGCACCCAGACTGAAGGAGAGCATCATCGCAATAGGCATCCTGGCCGCGCTGGCCGACGAAATCCGCGACCTGATCGACGCCATGGAACCGGGCGCGAAGGTCCACCGCATCGGCATGCGCGACTATCACGAGGGCGTGCTTTACGGCCATGAATGCGTGATCGCGCTAACGCGTGTCGGCAAGGCCGCCGCCGCCGCGACCACCGCCACGCTGTTACAGCGCTTTGCCATCACACGTGTCATTTTCACCGGCGTGGCCGGCGGCATCCACGCGGGCGTCAAAGTGGGCGACGTGGTGATCGGCAGCGAAACCCTGCAACACGATATGGATGCGCGGCCGCTTTTCCCGCGCTACGAAGTCCCCCTGCTGGGGGTATCGCGGCTGACGGCAGACCCGGAACTGAGTCAGCAGCTTGAGCACTGCGCCCTGCGCTTTCTGGCAGAACGCGATAGCCAGGTGCATCGGGGTCTGATCGCGACCGGCGACCAGTTCGTGGGCAACACCGAAACCGGCCATGATTTGCGCGCACGCCTGCCCGACGCCTTATGCGTCGAAATGGAGGGCGCGGCCGTGGCCCAGGTATGCCATGAGTTCGGCATTCCCTGGGCGGTGCTGCGCACCATTTCCGATCACGCCGATTCGCATGCCGACATTGATTTTCTACGCTTTCTGCGCGAGGTCGCCAGCGTCTACTCCAGTGGCATCCTGCGCCACTATCTGCAAACCTGGCCGCTGGCGCGTTAG
- a CDS encoding uracil-DNA glycosylase, giving the protein MAIDNRLLPNTLAAQAAALPSAWSQALAAPGVAQALDHIINHVEARLAAGATVYPATPLRALSSLAPSEVRVVILGQDPYHGPGQAQGLAFSVPDDCKCPPSLRNIFKEIGRDYALDGKPGHDLTPWVKQGVLLLNTALTVEDGQPASHAKRGWETVTDALFTQVAQDPTPKVFLLWGAHAQAKAALLPPGHAHLVLSANHPSPLSATRAPTPFIGCGHFRLTNEWLEKQGQTLIDWTATFKKIPAQAEFRL; this is encoded by the coding sequence ATGGCTATCGACAATCGCTTGCTCCCCAACACCCTGGCCGCTCAGGCGGCTGCCCTGCCCTCTGCCTGGTCCCAAGCCCTGGCTGCCCCTGGCGTCGCGCAGGCGCTGGACCACATCATCAACCACGTCGAAGCCCGGCTAGCCGCGGGCGCCACGGTCTATCCGGCCACGCCTTTGCGCGCCCTGTCTTCGCTGGCGCCGTCCGAGGTGCGGGTGGTGATCCTCGGGCAAGACCCCTATCACGGCCCGGGCCAGGCCCAGGGCCTGGCCTTCTCCGTGCCCGATGACTGCAAATGCCCGCCCAGCCTGCGCAATATCTTCAAGGAAATCGGGCGCGATTATGCCCTGGACGGCAAGCCAGGCCACGACTTGACCCCCTGGGTCAAACAGGGCGTATTGCTATTGAATACCGCACTCACCGTCGAAGACGGCCAGCCCGCCTCCCATGCCAAACGCGGTTGGGAAACCGTTACGGACGCCCTGTTCACGCAAGTCGCCCAAGACCCGACACCCAAAGTGTTTCTTCTTTGGGGCGCGCACGCCCAGGCCAAAGCCGCCTTGCTCCCGCCAGGCCACGCCCACCTTGTCTTGAGCGCCAATCATCCATCCCCTTTGTCGGCCACCCGTGCGCCCACCCCTTTTATCGGTTGCGGCCACTTCCGCCTGACCAATGAATGGCTGGAGAAACAAGGTCAAACCCTGATTGACTGGACGGCAACTTTTAAAAAAATCCCCGCCCAAGCTGAATTTCGGTTATGA
- a CDS encoding DEAD/DEAH box helicase, with protein sequence MSFADLGLSPTILSAIEATGFSEPTPVQAAAIPRAMAGADLMVSSQTGSGKTAAFMLPALNRVAGQSPNKGVGVQILVLTPTRELALQVADATATYGANLPGLRTTTVVGGVPYGAQLKALSRRVDVLVATPGRLIDHLKAGRVKLNTVHTLVLDEADRMLDMGFIEDIETIIERLPQSRQTLLFSATLDGSVARLAEKMMREPERIEIAGHRDKHANITQSLLYADDASHKMRLLDHLLRDTRLDQAIVFTATKRGADDLADRLSEQGFSAAALHGDMNQRQRTRTLTQLQRGQVRVLVATDVAARGIDVQGISHAVNFDLPLQAEDYVHRIGRTGRAGRDGLAYTLAVHSERHKVRRIEHYIGQTITPETIAGLEPQRSPRPSSGGPRGNGGKRPDGRRFGGDRPQRSFGDRPQGDRPQRSFGDRPQRDFGDRPQRSFGDRPQRDFGDRPQRSFGDRPQRDFGDRPQRSFGDRPQRDFGDRPQRSFGDRPQGDRPQRDFGDRPQRSFGDRPQRSFGDRPQRAAPGKRFSKPAGDRRG encoded by the coding sequence ATGTCTTTCGCAGACTTGGGCCTCTCGCCCACCATTCTCTCCGCAATCGAAGCTACCGGTTTCTCCGAGCCCACGCCGGTGCAAGCTGCCGCCATTCCGCGCGCCATGGCTGGCGCCGATCTGATGGTGTCCTCGCAAACCGGTAGTGGAAAAACGGCCGCTTTCATGCTGCCCGCCCTGAACCGTGTCGCAGGCCAGTCGCCCAACAAAGGCGTTGGCGTGCAGATCCTGGTACTGACCCCCACCCGCGAACTGGCCTTGCAAGTGGCTGACGCAACCGCGACCTACGGCGCCAATTTGCCGGGTCTGCGCACCACGACCGTGGTGGGCGGTGTGCCTTACGGCGCCCAGCTCAAGGCGCTGTCGCGCCGCGTTGACGTGCTCGTCGCCACGCCTGGCCGCCTGATCGACCACCTGAAGGCGGGCCGCGTCAAACTGAACACCGTGCACACGCTGGTGCTCGACGAAGCCGACCGCATGCTCGACATGGGCTTCATCGAAGACATCGAAACCATCATCGAACGTCTGCCGCAAAGCCGCCAGACCCTGCTGTTCTCGGCCACCCTGGACGGCAGCGTCGCCCGCCTGGCCGAAAAAATGATGCGCGAACCCGAGCGTATCGAAATCGCCGGCCACCGCGACAAACACGCCAACATCACGCAAAGCCTGCTGTACGCCGACGACGCCTCGCACAAGATGCGTCTGCTGGATCACCTGCTGCGCGATACGCGCCTGGACCAAGCCATCGTCTTTACCGCCACCAAGCGCGGCGCCGACGACCTGGCCGACCGTCTGAGCGAACAGGGTTTCTCTGCCGCCGCCCTGCACGGCGACATGAACCAACGCCAACGCACCCGCACCCTGACCCAGTTGCAACGCGGCCAGGTTCGCGTGCTGGTCGCCACCGACGTAGCCGCCCGCGGCATCGACGTGCAGGGCATCAGCCATGCCGTCAACTTTGACCTGCCCCTGCAAGCCGAAGATTACGTACACCGTATCGGCCGCACCGGCCGCGCTGGCCGTGACGGTCTGGCTTACACGCTGGCCGTGCACTCCGAGCGCCATAAGGTTCGCCGCATCGAACACTACATCGGTCAGACCATCACGCCGGAAACCATTGCCGGCCTGGAACCGCAACGCAGCCCGCGTCCCAGCAGTGGCGGCCCGCGTGGCAACGGCGGCAAGCGTCCCGATGGCCGACGCTTCGGCGGTGATCGCCCCCAACGTAGCTTCGGCGACCGTCCCCAGGGCGATCGTCCCCAACGCAGCTTCGGCGACCGTCCCCAACGCGACTTCGGTGACCGCCCCCAGCGCAGCTTCGGCGACCGTCCCCAGCGCGATTTCGGCGATCGTCCCCAACGCAGCTTCGGCGACCGTCCGCAACGTGATTTCGGCGATCGTCCCCAGCGCAGCTTCGGCGACCGCCCCCAGCGCGATTTCGGTGATCGTCCCCAACGCAGCTTCGGCGACCGCCCCCAGGGCGATCGTCCCCAACGCGATTTTGGCGATCGTCCTCAACGCAGCTTCGGCGACCGTCCCCAGCGCAGCTTTGGTGACCGCCCCCAGCGCGCCGCGCCGGGCAAGCGCTTTAGCAAACCGGCTGGCGACCGCCGCGGCTGA
- a CDS encoding class I SAM-dependent methyltransferase — protein sequence MQSTLASSLPELDATAQAHSAALIEHLRDRIAAAGGWLSFEQWMAQALYAPGLGYYTAGAVKLASDPGQAGLAAGDFITAPELSPLFAHTLARQAAQWLQATQTHRVLEFGAGTGALAEGVMAELGRLGLSVEYAIVEVSADLRARQQARLAPLGSRMQWLDHLPQAFEGVVLANEVLDAMPVRLFRYDENGQVQERGVSWDQGFVWRDRPADATLAEAVRARLPALPGYMSEINLQAEAWVREMGRWLKRGAALLIDYGFPRREYYHPQRAGGSLMCHLRHHAHADPFVAPGIQDITAHVDFTAIADAALEGGLDVLGYTSQARFLMNAGLLDLLGQLDPSDVKTYAQATAPVQKLLSEAEMGELFKVIAIGRDLPCLSQGFARGDRRAYL from the coding sequence ATGCAATCGACTCTCGCCTCATCCCTGCCCGAATTGGACGCCACCGCGCAAGCGCATAGCGCGGCCCTCATCGAACACCTGCGCGACCGTATCGCCGCTGCGGGTGGCTGGCTCTCCTTTGAACAATGGATGGCGCAGGCCCTCTATGCGCCCGGCCTGGGTTATTACACGGCAGGCGCGGTCAAACTGGCATCCGATCCCGGACAGGCTGGCCTAGCGGCAGGCGACTTCATCACGGCCCCCGAACTCAGCCCACTCTTTGCCCATACCCTGGCACGCCAGGCGGCCCAATGGTTGCAGGCCACGCAAACCCACCGCGTACTGGAGTTCGGTGCCGGCACCGGCGCGCTGGCCGAAGGCGTGATGGCCGAACTCGGCCGCCTGGGGCTATCCGTCGAATACGCCATCGTCGAAGTCTCGGCCGATCTGCGCGCTCGGCAGCAAGCCCGCCTCGCCCCCTTGGGCAGCCGGATGCAATGGCTGGACCATCTGCCGCAGGCCTTCGAGGGCGTCGTGCTCGCCAACGAGGTGCTGGACGCGATGCCGGTCCGTCTATTTCGCTACGACGAAAATGGGCAGGTGCAAGAGCGCGGCGTCAGTTGGGATCAAGGTTTTGTCTGGCGCGACCGTCCCGCAGACGCCACGCTGGCCGAGGCCGTGCGCGCCAGGCTGCCGGCCTTGCCGGGCTATATGTCTGAAATCAATCTGCAAGCCGAGGCCTGGGTGCGCGAAATGGGGCGCTGGCTCAAACGCGGCGCGGCCTTGTTGATCGACTACGGCTTTCCGCGGCGGGAGTACTACCACCCGCAGCGGGCCGGCGGCAGCTTGATGTGCCATCTGCGCCATCATGCCCATGCCGATCCTTTCGTGGCACCGGGCATCCAGGACATCACGGCACATGTGGACTTCACCGCCATCGCCGATGCGGCACTGGAAGGCGGCCTGGATGTGCTGGGTTACACCTCGCAGGCGCGCTTTCTGATGAACGCCGGCCTGCTGGATTTGCTTGGCCAGCTCGACCCATCCGATGTCAAAACCTATGCCCAGGCCACCGCGCCAGTGCAAAAGCTGCTCTCAGAAGCCGAAATGGGCGAACTCTTCAAAGTCATCGCCATCGGCCGTGACCTGCCCTGTCTCTCCCAGGGTTTCGCACGGGGCGACCGGCGCGCCTACCTTTAA
- a CDS encoding tRNA CCA-pyrophosphorylase (catalyzes the addition and repair of the 3'-terminal CCA sequence in tRNA; these proteins belong to the CCA-adding enzyme subfamily 2 which does not have phosphohydrolase activity), with the protein MSADAAVAGLNAYIVGGAVRDALLGLPAGDRDWVVVGATPEEMARRGFIPVGGDFPVFLHPRTKEEYALARTERKSGRGYKGFTFYTGSDVTLEQDLRRRDFTVNAIARAPGGELIDPLGGQADLRARCFRHVGEAFAEDPVRILRLGRFAARFTDFDIAPETLALCRQMVEQGEVDALVPERVWKELSRGLMETMPSRMLSVWARCGALARVMPQLRQWETVAPDLDEAARRGLALPGRYALLSRLSTEPLALRVPADCADMARLLPEWLRALPAPLPAQRLDLIERCDGLRKPERFMALAEAVAVVAEVDAQAWRRDLDAVRGVDAAAVARQCAGDPARIKPALRQVRLDTLV; encoded by the coding sequence ATGAGCGCCGATGCTGCCGTGGCGGGCCTGAATGCTTATATTGTGGGCGGCGCGGTGCGCGACGCCTTGCTGGGTTTGCCTGCAGGTGACCGCGATTGGGTGGTCGTGGGCGCGACACCCGAAGAGATGGCGCGGCGCGGTTTTATTCCGGTGGGTGGCGATTTTCCGGTGTTTTTGCATCCGCGTACCAAAGAGGAGTACGCGCTGGCGCGCACGGAGCGTAAGTCGGGGCGCGGCTATAAGGGGTTTACCTTTTATACCGGCAGCGACGTGACGCTTGAGCAGGATTTGCGGCGGCGCGACTTTACCGTCAATGCCATTGCGCGGGCTCCTGGCGGCGAACTGATCGATCCGCTGGGCGGCCAGGCGGATTTGCGTGCGCGGTGTTTCCGTCATGTGGGCGAGGCCTTTGCCGAAGATCCGGTGCGCATCTTGCGTCTGGGCCGTTTCGCAGCCCGGTTTACGGATTTCGATATCGCGCCCGAGACCCTGGCATTGTGCCGCCAGATGGTCGAACAGGGCGAGGTAGATGCGCTGGTGCCTGAACGGGTATGGAAAGAATTGTCCCGGGGTCTGATGGAAACCATGCCTTCGCGCATGCTGAGTGTCTGGGCCCGATGCGGGGCATTGGCGCGCGTGATGCCGCAATTGCGTCAATGGGAAACCGTGGCGCCGGATCTTGATGAGGCGGCGAGGCGTGGGCTGGCCTTGCCTGGCCGCTACGCCTTGCTGTCGCGCTTGAGCACGGAACCTCTGGCTTTGCGGGTGCCGGCCGATTGCGCGGATATGGCGCGCTTATTGCCCGAATGGTTGCGGGCGCTGCCTGCGCCCTTGCCGGCGCAACGGCTGGATCTCATCGAGCGTTGTGACGGTTTGCGTAAACCCGAGCGTTTTATGGCGCTGGCCGAAGCGGTGGCGGTGGTGGCCGAGGTCGATGCGCAGGCCTGGCGCCGCGATCTTGATGCGGTGCGAGGCGTGGACGCCGCTGCGGTTGCCCGCCAGTGCGCCGGAGACCCGGCCCGTATCAAGCCCGCCCTGCGCCAGGTACGCCTGGATACGCTGGTTTAA